The nucleotide sequence GGTGGTTGCTCATGGAAAAACCGCAGTAGGTGCAGTCGTTGGCGCACAGGTTGGAAAGATACAGCGGCACATAGAAACTGACGGTATTGCCGAAGCGCTGGCGCGTCAGTTGTTGCGCCCGCTGCGCCAGCGGTTCCAGCCAACGACCGGCGGCGGGCGACAGCAGCGCCATCATATCCTCGCGCGTCAGCCGGTCGGCGCATAACGCCCGCTCTACATCGGCGTCGGTTTTGCCGTTGATGCGCAGGGTCAGGTCATGCCACTCCAGCTGTTGCCAGTGGCGTTCAAACGACGGTGATTGTTCGTGGGTGTCCATCAGTTGGCGGCCTCCGTGTGTTGCAGAAAGCCGGTGAGTGGGCTGGTGGCGCTGGCGATGCGCTGGCGGTTGCCCAGCCCGGCCTGATAGGCGATAGCCCCGGCGTCCACCGCCAGCCGGAAGGCGTGCGCCATCTGCACCGGGTCGCGCGCCACGGCGATAGCAGTGTTGACCAGTACCGCATCTGCGCCCAGTTCAATCGCTTCCGCCGCGTGGCTGGGCGCGCCGATGCCGGCGTCCACTACCACCGGCACCCGCGCCTGTTCGATGATGATGCGCAGGAAATCGCGCGTTTGCAGCCCCTGATTGGAGCCGATAGGCGCGCCCAGCGGCATCACCGCGGCGCAGCCGGCGTCTTCCAGCCGCTTACACAGCACCGGGTCGGCGCCGCAGTAGGGCAACACCACAAAGCCGTCTTTCACCAGTTGTTCAGCGGCTTTCAGGGTTTCCACCGGGTCGGGCAACAGGTATTTCATGTCCGGGTGGATTTCCAGCTTCACCCAGTGAGTGCCCAGCGCTTCGCGCGCCAGCCGGGCGGCGAACACCGCCTCGTCGGCGGTTTTGGCGCCGGAGGTATTCGGTAGCAGGTGTACGCCCAGTTCACGCAACGGCGCCAGAATGGCATCGCCGCCGCCTTTCAAATCCACACGTTTCATCGCTAGTGTGACCAGT is from Dickeya dianthicola NCPPB 453 and encodes:
- a CDS encoding thiazole synthase, which translates into the protein MLKIADTTFTSRLLTGTGKFASARLMQDALHASGSQLVTLAMKRVDLKGGGDAILAPLRELGVHLLPNTSGAKTADEAVFAARLAREALGTHWVKLEIHPDMKYLLPDPVETLKAAEQLVKDGFVVLPYCGADPVLCKRLEDAGCAAVMPLGAPIGSNQGLQTRDFLRIIIEQARVPVVVDAGIGAPSHAAEAIELGADAVLVNTAIAVARDPVQMAHAFRLAVDAGAIAYQAGLGNRQRIASATSPLTGFLQHTEAAN